GCACAGGGGACGGCTGGGCCTGATTTCCGTCTGGAAATGGACGGCCTGCAATACAGCGAAATCCCTATGCTGGCGGGTAGCAACCCGGCGCTGATGCAGCAGGCGCTGAGCAGCGTACGTAACGACTATTCACTCGCGCGTTTGTACGCGATGGGCGTGGATGCGTGGGCGCTGGCGAACCACTTTACCCAGATGCGTCAGGTGCCGGGCTTTGAGCTTAACGGCAACACCGGCGATCTGACCGCTACCCAGGATTGTGTGATTAACAGGAAGTTATCATGGCTCAAATACCAGCAGGGGCAGATCGTCCCGGCAAGTTAAGCCGCAAACAGACGGGCGACGCGTGGGAGCTAAAAGCGCGTCGCTGGCTGGAAGGCAAAGGACTGCGTTTTATCGCCGCTAACGTTCACGGACGTGGCGGCGAAATTGATCTGATCATGAAAGACGGTCAGGTTATCGTGTTTATTGAGGTACGTTTCCGACAGTCGTCCCGATTTGGTGGCGCTGCCGCCAGCGTGACGCTCGCCAAACAACATAAATTATTACAGACTGCCCACTTGTGGCTTGCCCGCCATAATGGGAGTTTTGATACTGTGGATTGCCGGTTCGATGTGGTAGCCTTCACCGGAAACGACATCGAGTGGCTTAAAAACGCTTTTGGCGAAGACGCATAATTAAGATTTAAAGGGATAACGTGCTCGAAAGAATTAAGGTTTGCTTCACAGAAAGCATTCAAACTCAGATTGCAGCGGCGGAAGCCCTCCCGGAAGCTATATCACGCGCAGCAATGACGCTGGTGCAATCCCTGCTCAATGGCAACAAAATCCTCTGTTGTGGCAACGGCACCTCCGCCGCCAACGCACAGCATTTTGCTGCCAGCATGATCAATCGTTTTGAAACAGAACGCCCTAGTTTACCTGCCATTGCACTTAATACCGATAATGTGGTCTTAACCGCGATTGCCAACGATCGTCTTCATGATGAAATCTACGCAAAACAGGTTCGAGCCTTAGGCCACGCCGGGGATATTCTGCTGGCGATTTCTACGCGCGGAAATAGCCGTGATATCGTGAAAGCCGTCGAAGCTGCCGTGACGCGTGATATGACTATTGTCGCGCTAACAGGATATGACGGTGGTGAACTGGCAGGCCTTTTAGGCCCGCAGGATGTGGAAATTCGCATTCCCTCTCATCGCAGTGCGCGCATTCAGGAAATGCACATGCTGACGGTGAACTGTCTATGCGATTTGATTGATAACACGCTTTTCCCTCACCAGGATGATTAAGGAGTACTAATGAAGGCATTAACGCCCCTCGCAGTCCTTATTTCTGCGCTGCTGCTTCAAGGATGTATCGCTGCGGCTGTGGTAGGTACAGCGGCTGTCGGCACCAAAGCAGCAACCGATCCGCGCTCTGTGGGTACTCAAGTCGATGACGGCACGCTGGAACTGCGCGTCAACAGCGCCCTGTCGAAAGACGAACAAATTAAGAAAGAAGCCCGCATTAACGTGACCGCTTATCAGGGCAAAGTGCTGCTGGCAGGCCAGGCTCCCAATCTGGAGCTGGCTGCCCGCGCGAAGCAAATCGCCATGGGCGTAGAAGGCACCACGGAAGTGTTCAACGAAGTTCGCCAGGGTCAGCCTATTGGTCTGGGAACGGCATCGTCGGATACCTGGATCACCACCAAAGTGCGTTCACAGCTGTTGGGTAGCGATCAGGTGAAATCCTCCAACGTGAAAGTCACCACCGAGAATGGCGAAGTGTTCTTGCTCGGCCTGGTCACCGATCGTGAAGGCAAAGCCGCGGCCGATACCGCCAGCCGTGTGAGCGGCGTGAAGCACGTGACAACCGCATTTACCTATATTAAGTAAACGCGTTTGCGTGATAAGACAAACCCGGCGGAAGCCGGGTTTTTTGTTTTACAGCAGCGCAATACTGCCTGTTATCACGCCACTTAACGCGACCAGCAACCCCGTCAACCAAAGCGCTTTCGCCGGGAATGACTTGCGCAGCATGATAAGCGACGGAAGGCTCACGGCTGGCAGCGTGATTAACAGTGCTAGCGCGGGAGCGGTACCCATACCGGCGAGCATCATCGTCTGCACAATCGGAATTTCAGCCGCAGTCGGAATCACAAACAAGCATCCGGCCACCGCCATCGCAATCACCCACAGCAGCGTGTTATCGATCGCGCCGTCTGCGTGAGGGAATAACCAGACGCGTGCCGCGCCTAACACGAGTACCGCAAGGATATACACCGGGATGGTGCTCCAGAAAAGCTGCCACAACGTTTTTCCCCAGCGGGCAAAGAATCCGCCCTGCGCTTCAGGCGTGACGACGTCTACGGGCGCTGGCAGGGCATCTTTATCTTTAAACAGATACTGGACTACAGAGGCCACAATCAGCACGGTCAGTAGCCCGGCCACCAGGCGGATCAACGCAAAGTGCCAGCCGAGCACAAAGCCCATAAAGACCAGCGTGGCGGGATTGAGCACCGGGTTTCCCATCCAGAATGCCAGCGCGCCACCCATTGATACCTGCTGACGCCGCATGCCAGCCGTCACGGGCGCTGCGCAGCAGGAGCACATCATGCCGGGCAGCGAGAAAATCGTCCCCAACAGCGTGCCCTGAAAACGCGGCTGGCCTAACGTTCGCATCAGCCAGTTGCGCGGAATTAGCACCTGAATCAGCGATCCCAGCAACACGCCCAGCACCGCGGCTTTCCATACGGCGAGGAAATAGACCATCGCGTAATCCCACGCCGCCTGCAACGGGCTAGCGTCCGGCTGGGCGAGTATGGATTTGCCTATGCTGTGAGTATCGGCAGCGGTGAAGGCTTTACCGTAATAGGGCTGCCATTTCACATACCAAAGACCGACGATAACGACGAGAAAAAAGAGTGCGGGTTTCCACCACTGAAAGGGGGTTGCCGCCTGAGATGAAGACTGACCAGTCATAACCTATCCCGGGGAGAGTCATTAATGAGCCGGGGGATTTTACGCCTCACCTTTTGCAATTTCACGCAGTTTTGCCGAGGGTATAATGTTGACCCCTTCCTGCGTCGGAGAAAACGCCTCGTGCAACATGGCACGCGCAACATCTCTCGCCTGAATAGATTTCCAGTTTCCGGGAAAAAGCTGGAACAACGGCGCAAAAATCGATTCATTGAAGCGCTGCTTATCGCGATCCCCGAGCAGCATAGACGGACG
This sequence is a window from Enterobacter sp. 638. Protein-coding genes within it:
- a CDS encoding YraN family protein, translated to MAQIPAGADRPGKLSRKQTGDAWELKARRWLEGKGLRFIAANVHGRGGEIDLIMKDGQVIVFIEVRFRQSSRFGGAAASVTLAKQHKLLQTAHLWLARHNGSFDTVDCRFDVVAFTGNDIEWLKNAFGEDA
- the diaA gene encoding DnaA initiator-associating protein DiaA; the protein is MLERIKVCFTESIQTQIAAAEALPEAISRAAMTLVQSLLNGNKILCCGNGTSAANAQHFAASMINRFETERPSLPAIALNTDNVVLTAIANDRLHDEIYAKQVRALGHAGDILLAISTRGNSRDIVKAVEAAVTRDMTIVALTGYDGGELAGLLGPQDVEIRIPSHRSARIQEMHMLTVNCLCDLIDNTLFPHQDD
- the dolP gene encoding division/outer membrane stress-associated lipid-binding lipoprotein is translated as MKALTPLAVLISALLLQGCIAAAVVGTAAVGTKAATDPRSVGTQVDDGTLELRVNSALSKDEQIKKEARINVTAYQGKVLLAGQAPNLELAARAKQIAMGVEGTTEVFNEVRQGQPIGLGTASSDTWITTKVRSQLLGSDQVKSSNVKVTTENGEVFLLGLVTDREGKAAADTASRVSGVKHVTTAFTYIK
- a CDS encoding permease, encoding MTGQSSSQAATPFQWWKPALFFLVVIVGLWYVKWQPYYGKAFTAADTHSIGKSILAQPDASPLQAAWDYAMVYFLAVWKAAVLGVLLGSLIQVLIPRNWLMRTLGQPRFQGTLLGTIFSLPGMMCSCCAAPVTAGMRRQQVSMGGALAFWMGNPVLNPATLVFMGFVLGWHFALIRLVAGLLTVLIVASVVQYLFKDKDALPAPVDVVTPEAQGGFFARWGKTLWQLFWSTIPVYILAVLVLGAARVWLFPHADGAIDNTLLWVIAMAVAGCLFVIPTAAEIPIVQTMMLAGMGTAPALALLITLPAVSLPSLIMLRKSFPAKALWLTGLLVALSGVITGSIALL